In Bradysia coprophila strain Holo2 unplaced genomic scaffold, BU_Bcop_v1 contig_350, whole genome shotgun sequence, a genomic segment contains:
- the LOC119080456 gene encoding uncharacterized protein LOC119080456, whose product MDIQLSDDGCGDDNFSLHRLNDDCLLKIFSYLWKEDARRLSQTSKRLKNLWGYRFRKFTFDFYSDMLSKTTPSGRVVLDVILMEYGADIRSWQLSIRRRFKEDAFELLRRVSKFSTNLKQLKFQGVTSMNFLDLNCPELTECLANVETLSFVCCGKIDRSDFFQHFRSLKQLYFEESGTTSCNLQILFRNNTQIEMFNFNESRSFLGDGSREETFSNGFGLCEFGPKFNSLCLGLSQDSPNDDLEMLKMLRLSTSHLTRLKLDLPSVKHIGTFLAKLAEQDTLEELELVRIEVSLQECMVLQSFRNLRLLVFYPKQPKFVLFNEEDETDWANLFETWPWYPVRLGIRTNITMTLSSFTQVVNQIHLDHLHLESITGEGQLYVEEFLRSLPPNSPPRTFNLVLHKFCFLVECRRKKVVHCGTLASKDLLKIDFNIAPLHQRKVKSFAY is encoded by the exons ATGGACATCCAACTATCAGACGACGGTTGCGGAGACGACAATTTCTCACTACACAGACTAAACGATGATTGTCTGCTGAAAATATTCAGTTATCTTTGGAAGGAAGACGCAAGACGTTTATCACAGACATCGAAACGATTGAAAAACTTGTGGGGCTACAGGTTCCGGAAATTTACATTCGATTTCTATTCCGATATGTTGAGCAAGACTACCCCAAGTGGTAGAGTTGTCCTTGATGTGATTTTAATGGAATACGGTGCAGACATCCGATCCTGGCAATTGAGCATTCGACGCAGATTCAAAGAGGATGCGTTTGAGTTGTTACGAAGAGTCAGCAAATTCAGTACGAATttgaaacaattaaaattccaaGGCGTTACCAGCATGAATTTCTTGGACTTGAATTGCCCGGAATTGACTGAATGCCTGGCGAATGTGGAAACATTGAGCTTTGTGTGCTGTGGAAAGATAGATCGCTCGGATTTTTTTCAGCATTTTCGCAGCTTAaaacaattatattttgaGGAGAGTGGCACAACCAGTTGTAATTTGCAGATCTTGTTCAGAAACAATACCCAAATCGAAATGTTCAATTTCAATGAGAGCCGTTCGTTTCTTGGGGACGGTTCACGTGAAGAAACCTTCAGCAACGGGTTTGGATTGTGCGAATTCGGACCGAAATTCAATAGTTTGTGCTTGGGCCTCAGTCAAGATTCGCCCAATGATGATCtggaaatgttaaaaatgttgCGATTGTCAACTTCACATTTGACAAGATTGAAACTTGACTTGCCTTCGGTCAAACATATTGGCACATTTCTAGCTAAACTTGCTGAACAAGATACTTTGGAGGAACTAGAACTTGTACGGATTGAAGTTAGCTTACAAGAATGTATGGTCCTCCAATCTTTTCGAAATTTGCGACTGTTGGTTTTCTACCCTAAACAACCTAAATTTGTCTTATTCAACGAAGAAGACGAAACGGACTGGGCAAACTTGTTCGAAACTTGGCCCTGGTATCCGGTGCGTTTAGGTATCAGAACCAACATTACAATGACATTGTCCTCTTTTACACAAGTAGTAAATCAAATTCATCTGGACCATTTACATTTGGAAAGCATAACGGGCGAAGGACAACTTTATgtcgaagaatttttaaggTCGCTGCCACCGAATAGTCCGCCTCGAACCTTTAATCTCGTGCTGCATAAGTTTTGT TTCCTGGTCGAgtgcagaagaaaaaaagttgtgcATTGCGGTACGTTAGCCAGCAAGGAcctattgaaaattgatttcaacaTCGCCCCTCTCCATCAACGAAAGGTGAAATCTTTTGCTTACTAA
- the LOC119080441 gene encoding cytochrome P450 4d1-like yields the protein MFIYVVVCSLSLMILWYHWKYKTRNDQLAQIPSPYKYPLIHNTLEFVGKSPKQIFDWMEGMSRKLGPIYQFTFEPFDNSTMVISDPKIVEQILTSNKLIDKTIDYDLMKSWLGTGLLISSGHKWHQRRKVLTSAFHFQILEKFVEIMDEQGNTFVRNLEKFDGQEINVATMVNLYALDVICESAMGCKINAQNDTSEYANAVKEIAEIIFLRSFDPIRRFDLIYKFTEMYRREQKALQILHEFTDSVIRSRRNELFNSKTKTENTAEDMVGSKRKMALLDLLLQSTVDGEPLSDIDIREEVDTFMFAGHDTTSSAISFVLYNVAKYPDVQRKVYEEVANHLQDGDHDVSLKDLNNFRYLDLVIKESLRIYPIVPYFGRRLCDDVKVDGLTLPRYSNVYISPFIMGRDENIFPNPMKFDPERFDLETTTDKWNPFCYVPFSAGPRNCIGQKFASYEMKCIISKIVRNFELSLGDHSELPIYSELVLRSENGIILKVNKRKSV from the exons atgtttatataCGTTGTCGTTTGTTCATTGTCACTGATGATTTTATGGTACCATTGGAAGTACAAAACACGCAATGATCAATTGGCTCAAATTCCGTCACCATACAAATACCCTTTGATTCATAACACCCTTGAATTTGTTGGAAAATCACCGAAACAAATATTCGATTGGATGGAAGGCATGAGCCGTAAACTGGGTCCAATTTACCAATTCACCTTTGAACCGTTCGACAATTCAACGATGGTTATTTCCGATCCGAAAATTGTTGAACAAATCTTGACGAGCAACAAGCTGATCGACAAAACTATTGATTATGATCTTATGAAATCGTGGCTCGGAACTGGATTGTTGATATCGTCCGGACATAAGTGGCATCAACGAAGAAAAGTCTTGACTTCTGCATTCCATTTCCaaattctcgaaaaatttgtggaaattaTGGACGAGCAAGGGAATACATTCGTTCGAAatctcgaaaaatttgatGGACAGGAAATTAATGTCGCTACAATGGTCAATCTGTATGCATTGGATGTTATCTGTGAATCTGCGATGGGATGTAAAATCAACGCTCAAAATGATACGTCTGAATATGCGAATGCTGTTAAAGA AATTGCTGAGATCATCTTTCTTCGATCATTTGATCCAATCAGAAGATTCgatttaatttacaaatttaccGAGATGTACCGACGTGAACAAAAGGCTCTACAGATTCTGCATGAATTTACCGACAGCGTAATTCGATCGCGACGAAACGAGCTGTTTAATAGCAAAACGAAGACAGAGAATACAGCCGAGGATATGGTCGGATCGAAGCGAAAAATGGCGTTATTAGATCTACTTCTTCAGTCAACTGTTGACGGAGAACCATTGAGCGACATAGACATACGAGAAGAAGTTGATACGTTTATGTTTGCCGGACATGACACCACTTCTAGTGCAATTTCGTTTGTGCTCTACAATGTGGCAAAGTATCCGGATGTGCAACGGAAAGTCTATGAAGAAGTTGCCAACCATCTTCAAGATGGCGATCACGATGTCTCACTAAAGGATTTGAATAATTTCCGTTACTTGGATCTAGTCATTAAGGAATCACTGAGGATTTATCCGATAGTACCATACTTCGGTCGGAGGCTTTGCGATGATGTGAAAGTAGACGGCCTTACATTGCCACGTTATTCAAACGTTTACATATCGCCATTTATTATGGGCCGAGACGAGAACATTTTTCCCAATCCAATGAAGTTCGACCCTGAACGTTTTGATCTTGAAACAACTACGGACAAGTGGAATCCGTTCTGTTACGTTCCATTTTCGGCAGGTCCGAGAAATTGTATCG GTCAAAAATTTGCAAGTTACGAAATGAAGTGCATTATATCGAAAATCGTTCGCAATTTTGAGCTGTCTCTCGGCGACCATTCGGAACTGCCAATATATTCAGAACTTGTGCTGAGGTCAGAGAATGGCATAATTTTAAAagtcaacaaaagaaaaagtgtGTAA
- the LOC119080443 gene encoding uncharacterized protein LOC119080443, protein MSDSTKKNNAISDAVREKGNKCFCKKEYFDALRLYNEALRYAEGDSKQMGLAYANRSAVFVKTKLYKACLENIQLAKEHNFPHERLSKLISRENECKASISEPMEEAWNDFFKLSYRPNPNFPYLADCLELKKHERGTFLSTKRDLKAGDIIAITEPIFRIPTGSVYRCNYCLADQFMNLIPCSGCVNVMFCNVMCMKKAIAEFHQFECGITDNLSIPKTGSTVLRMIMKCVSICDGSSKQVTELLPRKMNRLITPFNFQLNDPLRVSSQKNLLLSHFSKSQRFDYVDNSHSDKTYSEIQPFLRRHPKLQQIVTSDLFRNCVNLVDCSDMKIFKSVDSRVLSEVNSYAGLYINFFGGAIESCYNLFLHSCAPTVFLHPYNGKIVWIVLTPIKAGDWLTVAYQNAFFSEKSREDRKAELPTVLCCCKCVACAGNWKPLSMATLAPFSVLSRSSEDGIIAYKKYCEEMNNKPLDDKCNDTLWYTIGLFRWNLCSIGRATF, encoded by the coding sequence ATGTCTGATTCTACGAAGAAAAACAACGCCATTTCGGACGCAGTCCGTGAGAAAGGCAACAAATGCTTCTgcaaaaaagaatattttgacGCATTGCGCTTGTACAACGAAGCATTAAGATATGCAGAAGGTGACAGTAAACAGATGGGATTGGCTTATGCGAATCGCTCTGCGGtatttgtgaagacgaaactGTACAAAGCGTGCTTGGAGAATATACAATTGGCGAAGGAACATAATTTTCCGCACGAGAGACTTTCTAAACTGATAAGCCGTGAAAATGAGTGTAAGGCCTCGATTAGTGAACCGATGGAAGAAGCGTGGAACGATTTCTTCAAACTATCCTACCGACCGAATCCAAATTTCCCTTACCTGGCCGATTGCTTGGAACTGAAAAAGCATGAGCGAGGGACGTTTCTGTCTACTAAGCGCGATCTCAAGGCTGGAGACATTATCGCAATTACGGAACCAATATTCCGCATTCCGACCGGTTCAGTTTATCGTTGTAACTACTGTTTGGCTGATCAGTTCATGAATTTAATTCCATGTTCTGGATGTGTTAATGTTATGTTTTGCAACGTAATGTGTATGAAAAAAGCAATCGCAGAATTTCATCAATTCGAATGTGGCATCACTGACAATCTGTCCATACCGAAAACTGGTTCGACCGTACTGAGAATGATCATGAAGTGTGTATCGATTTGCGATGGTTCATCAAAACAAGTCACAGAGCTTCTTCCTCGCAAAATGAATCGGCTGATTACACctttcaattttcaacttaACGATCCGTTGCGCGTTTCGTCGCAGAAGAATTTATTGCTCTCCCATTTCAGTAAGAGCCAACGATTTGATTATGTGGACAACTCTCATTCAGATAAGACGTATTCAGAGATCCAACCATTCTTACGACGTCATCCGAAACTACAGCAAATTGTAACATCCGATTTATTCAGGAATTGTGTTAATCTGGTCGATTGTTCCGATATGAAGATTTTCAAAAGCGTTGACAGTAGAGTTTTATCGGAGGTCAACAGCTACGCAGGATTGTACATAAACTTCTTTGGAGGCGCTATCGAATCGTGCTACAATTTATTCCTTCATTCTTGCGCACCAACCGTTTTCCTGCATCCATACAATGGGAAAATCGTTTGGATTGTTTTGACTCCAATAAAGGCTGGCGATTGGCTTACCGTTGCCTATCAAAATGCGTTCTTCAGCGAGAAATCACGCGAAGACAGAAAGGCCGAACTGCCAACTGTGCTGtgctgttgtaaatgtgtcGCCTGTGCTGGGAATTGGAAACCGCTCAGTATGGCTACTTTGGCACCATTTTCTGTATTATCTCGTTCGTCAGAGGACGGAATTATCGCGTACAAGAAATACTGTGAAGAAATGAACAATAAACCGTTAGACGATAAGTGCAACGATACACTTTGGTACACCATTGGATTATTTCGATGGAATCTGTGCTCGATCGGAAGAGCAACATTTTAG